A DNA window from Candidatus Roseilinea sp. contains the following coding sequences:
- the phnC gene encoding phosphonates import ATP-binding protein PhnC, whose amino-acid sequence MLRIEKLVKQYPTGDRALRGVDLTVTEGEVVALIGPSGAGKSTLIRCVNRLVEPTSGKIWLHDTEITALDARRLRQVRRRIGMIFQEYALVERLTVMENVLSGRLGYVNFWQSLFRRFPQRDVEQAFALLERVGLSDFVDKRADELSGGQRQRVGIARALIQSPDMLLVDEPTASLDPKTSRQIMRLITELARERGLAVIINIHDVPLAQLFVKRIVGLRAGEIVYDGPPEGLTPERLTDIYGAEDWGAGQVVAGADPTQEMDPEPSPIFAAST is encoded by the coding sequence ATGCTTCGCATCGAAAAGCTCGTCAAGCAATACCCCACCGGCGACCGCGCGCTGCGGGGGGTAGACCTCACGGTCACCGAAGGCGAAGTCGTCGCGTTGATCGGCCCGTCCGGCGCCGGCAAGAGCACGCTGATTCGCTGCGTCAATCGTCTGGTGGAGCCGACCTCCGGCAAGATCTGGCTGCACGATACCGAAATTACCGCCCTGGATGCTCGACGACTCCGCCAGGTGCGGCGTCGCATCGGGATGATCTTCCAGGAGTATGCGCTCGTCGAGCGGCTGACGGTGATGGAGAACGTCCTCTCTGGCCGGCTGGGCTACGTCAACTTCTGGCAGAGCTTGTTCCGGCGCTTTCCACAGCGCGACGTTGAGCAGGCGTTTGCCCTGCTGGAGCGCGTCGGGCTGAGCGATTTCGTAGATAAGCGCGCGGATGAGCTGTCCGGTGGCCAGCGCCAGCGGGTGGGGATCGCCCGCGCGTTAATCCAATCGCCGGATATGCTGCTGGTAGATGAACCGACGGCCAGCCTGGACCCCAAGACCTCGCGCCAGATCATGCGACTGATCACCGAGCTGGCGCGCGAGCGTGGCCTGGCCGTCATCATCAACATTCACGACGTGCCGCTTGCCCAGCTATTCGTCAAGCGCATCGTCGGCTTGCGCGCCGGTGAAATCGTCTATGACGGCCCGCCGGAGGGCCTGACGCCGGAGCGGCTAACCGACATCTACGGCGCAGAGGACTGGGGCGCCGGCCAAGTTGTCGCCGGAGCGGATC